In the Elstera cyanobacteriorum genome, one interval contains:
- the folB gene encoding dihydroneopterin aldolase, with translation MTDVSLSPRLTLGRVDMPLRPTQGLRRLYVHDLEMMADIGVYPEEKGVLQPIAVSVDLLVMETEPGADDLAAVVCYATLADEIRSLVTGTRVNLVETLADRIARLCLADGRVRTARVRVEKRAVMPDARAVGVEIERSAP, from the coding sequence ATGACCGATGTTTCGCTGTCGCCCCGTCTTACGCTTGGCCGCGTCGATATGCCCTTGCGCCCAACCCAGGGGCTGCGCCGCCTTTATGTCCACGATCTGGAGATGATGGCGGATATCGGTGTCTATCCCGAAGAAAAGGGCGTGCTGCAACCCATCGCCGTCTCGGTCGATCTGCTGGTGATGGAAACCGAACCGGGGGCGGACGATCTGGCCGCCGTTGTCTGCTATGCCACTTTGGCCGATGAGATCCGCAGTCTGGTGACCGGCACCCGGGTTAACCTTGTCGAAACCCTTGCCGATCGCATCGCCCGTTTGTGCCTCGCCGATGGCCGGGTGCGCACCGCCCGCGTGCGGGTGGAAAAGCGCGCCGTGATGCCCGATGCCCGCGCCGTGGGTGTGGAGATCGAACGTAGCGCGCCCTGA